The sequence CACGCCGCAGGGGCTGGTCCGGGTGACCGAGCGGCTCAACGCGGTGGGCTACGGCCATATCTACGCGCTCGGCGACCTCACCGATCTCGACGAGGCCAAGATGGCCGGTCACGCGATGAAGCACGCCGACGTGGTGGCGCGGAACATCCTCGCCCAGGTGCGCGGCGAGGAACCGGTCGCGGTGTACCGGCCCTCCCCCGTCCCCTCGGTGCTGCTCCCGCTCGGCCCCGAGGGCGGTGTCGGCCAAGTGCCCACGCCCGACGGGCCGTCCGTGCTGTCGGCGGAGGCGGTGGCCGCGTACAAGGGGGCGGACCTGTTCACCGGCCGGTTCGCCGAGCTGTTCGGTACCGGTTGAGCCCGTGGGGGCGGTGAAGGCCCGTCCGCCGTGCTCCGCGGGGGCCGGGTCCCGCGCCGCGCGCCCGGTGCGCTCCGCGCGGACGGGGCCTGCCCCGTGCCCTCAGGCGCGCTCCGCGCGGACGGGGCCCTCGCCCGCCTCCATGAAGACCACCGGCACCTCGTTCTCCCGGACCAGGCGCCCGAGGAGTTCCGCGAGCCGGTCGCGGTCCGCCGGGTCGAGACCGGCCGGCAGGTCTCCGACGCGGCGGGAGGTCTCGTCGTAGAACTCGCGGGCGAGCCGTCCGCCCCTGTCCGTGAGGGCCACTCGGATCGCCCGCCCGTCCCGGGGGTCCGGCTCGCGGTGTACGAGTCCGAGCTGCGCGGACCGGTCCACCAGGCCGGTGAGGCTCGACTTGGCCAGCCCGAGCGTCGCGCCCAGCTCGCTCATTCCGTACGGCTGGGCCATCAGGACGCAGAGCAGTTGCCCCTGCTGTGGTGTCAGGCCGAACGCCCGGCCCGACTCGGCGTACACCGCATTCACCAGGAACGAGGAACGCACCAGCGCGGTGACGACCCCCATGTGTTCATCCGCTGATCTCCCCATGCGGCCAGAATACGGGAACGGCCGGGTCTATTCCGCCTCCGAGCCTTTCGGTTCGCTTGATTCGTGTCACGAACTAGCGGGGAGAGGGAAAGCCGCTGCCGGCACGAAGGCCGCTCCCGGCATGGGAGGAACCTCTTCGGGTCGCGCCACCGCCTGACCCGGCAGCGATTTGGGGCGGGCGCTCCGGCCGCCGGACCCCTCGCTGTCGCCGCCCGGTCCGCGCTCGGGCCGCAGCCCGGGGGCGAGGGCCAGCGTCACCGCGAGCGAGAGCGCCGCCAGTACGACGATGCCCGTCGCCGGGGAGGTGAGCTGGGCGACGCCTCCCGCGAGCGCGGCGCCCACTCCCTGCATGGTCAGCATCCCGGAGGTGTGCAGGCCGAGCGCGTGCCCGCTCAGCTCGTCCGGGGTCAGCGCCATCAGGCGTTCCTGGAGCAGCAGGCTCGCCGAGAACCCGGTGGTGGCGAGCACCACCGCCACCACCGCCACGGGCAGTGACGGATGCAGTGCGAAGACCAGGTACGGCGCGGCGAGGAGCAGCCGCAGCGGGTTGCCCAGCCGGTCCCGCCACCGCCGGGGGACGAACCGGCCGAGCACCGTGTCCCCGGCCAGCATGCCGAGGGCGCCGCAGGCGAAGAGGAGCCCCGCGTGACGGGGATCGTAGGAGAGGTACAGGGACTCGCAGCCCACCACCAGCCCGTTGGGCACCCACAGGGCCAGGTAGACATAGCGGCGCGGCACCGACGACCAGAGCAGTGCGTTGGTCCGCCAGGTCTCCTTCACCGACGGCCGTCCGGCGGCCCGCGGCGGCCGGGCGGTGAGCCCGCAGCGCGCGACGGCCGCGGCCACCAGATACAGGGCCGCGCCGACGAGCAGGGTGCCGCGCGCCGACAGCGTGGTCACGAGCACCCCGCCGATCGCGAACCCGCCGATCTGCATGGTGCCGACCGACATGTTGATCACCGACCGGCCGAGCAGGAAACCCTCCTTCGGAAGGATCTCGTTGAGCAGCCCGTACCGCACTCCACCGCCCAGGGACGAGACCAGCCCCAGCAGCAGGAGGACTCCGAAGAGGGCCCACAGGGGCAGGCCGGGGACGGCCTGTACGGCGGAGCCCAGACCGAACAGCAGCGCCAGACCGGTCAGCGCCCCGCGCGGCGGCAGCCGGTCCGCCGCCGACAGGAGCGTGGCCGCGCCCAGCATCTGGGCCAGGGAGGTGCCGAACATGGCCAGCGAGGACAGCAGCGGTGAGCCGGTGCGGGAGTAGACCAGAGTGCCGAGGGCGAGGCCGGTCGCGGTCTGGGCCGCCACCTGTACGGAGACGGTCGCGAAGAGCGGGGTGAACTCCGGAGTCCGCAGGAGTTCGCGGTAGGTGCGCATGGCCGGAGTCTCCGGGCGCGGTCGCGGGGGCGGTTAGTGTTTCGCCGGGAGGCGAAAGCAATGGGCTGGTGGCAGATCAGCGCGGACACGCTCGCGAACAGCCGGTTCGCCGTCTCGCCGCTGACCGAGACCATCGCGAGCATGAAGGTCCTGGAGCGGGGGACGGCCGCCCATCCGGGGGAGCGCGTCTGGCTCGACGCCCATCTGCCCGCCTACCGGCGGCGGCAGACCGAGGACCCGGTCTCCGCGATGATCGTCCGGGCCGCCCTGGCACCCCGGTGGAACGCCAACTTCCTCACCCCCACCCCCATGGCCACCCCCGCGGGGGAGGCGCCGCCGGACTTCGCCCGGGAGTTGTCGCGGATGCGCGCCACCCCGCCGGAGGACGCCCGCGCCGACCTGGTGGAGACGCTCCGCGGACCGCTGCCCGCCCGGCTGGACCGTGACGACCTGGCGCCGCGGACCGCCGATGTCCTGGAGTGGGTGTGGACGCACACGGTGCTGCCCCTCTGGCCGAGGCGGCGCCGGATCCTGGAGGCCGATGTGGTCGCCCGCGCCGCCGAGTTGAGCCGGGGAGGCTGGGCCGCGGCGCTGAACGGCATGCGTCCGGGCATGCGCTGGCTGGGGGAGAGCCGGCTCCAGATCAACACCCACGACCACCCGCCGCGCGAACTGGCCGGGTCCCAGCTGCTGTTCGTGCCCGTCACCCCGGACCAGTCCTGGGTCTCCTGGGACGCCCCGCACCGGTACGGCGTGGTGTACGCGTGCTCGGGGGCGCTCGCCGAGGCGGACCGTACGCCGGTGCCCAGGGCCCTGGGTGCGCTGATCGGGCCCGCACGGGCCGCTGTCCTCGTGCTGCTGTCGACCCCGCTGAGCACGACGCAGCTGGTGGCGCTCACGGGGCAGGGCCTGGGTTCGGTGGGCCGTCACCTCAAGGTCCTGCTCGACGCCGGGCTGGTCGGGCGTCGCCGGGCGGGCCGCTCCGTGCTCTACCGCCGTACGGACGCCGGAGAGGCCCTGGTCCGCACGGCACGGTGACCCGCCGCCGGGCACCACCGGCGGCCCGTCACCGGTGCGGCCGGGCATCACCGGCGGCCCGCCACAGGTACGGCCGGGCATCACCGGCGGCCCGCCACCGGTCAGTTCAGCAGCGCCCGCGCCGCCCGTGCCCGTCGCCGGACCGCGTCGGCCGTCGCCGGGTCGATTCCGGCGACGATCTCCGCGTACTCCTCCATCTCCGCCGCCCCCTGCGGGAACTCCCCGCGCTGGACCAGGAGCTGGGCCCGTTCGTAGCGCAGCCTGGCCGGGTGCGAGGGCAGCAGCAGCGACAGGTCGACCGCCCACAGCGCCACATCCGTGTACTCGGGGCGTGCCGCGGCCCAGGCCCTGATGTTGTTCAGGATGCGCAGCACGATCTCCAGGGGCCGCGCGGGCACCAGCATCGACTCGGTCAGCGGCGCCCCGGTCGCCCCGGCCACCATCAGCTCGGCGTCCTGCCCGCTCAGCGGCGCGCCACCGGCGAACGGATCGGCCAGCACCCGTTCCGCCGGATCGCCGAAACCGACGACGAAGTGACCGGGCAGCGCCACCCCGTACACCGGTGCGCCCGCCCGCCGCGCGACCTCGATCCAGATCACGGACAGCAGGATCGGCAGCCCGCGACGGCGGCGCAGCACCTGCTGGAGCAGCGACGAGTCCAGCCGCTGGTAGTCGGCCGAAGCCCCGGTGAATCCACACCGCTCACCGAGCAGCTCGGCCAGGACGGAGGCCCAGGCACGGGCGGAGCGCGCTCCGTACGGCAGCAGTCCGGCCAGCCGGTCGAGCTCGATCTGCGAGGCGTCGATGCCGTACGGATCGGGGGAGGCCCCACCACCGTGCCCGTCCGCCCCGTCCCCGCCCGGTACCGCCCGGTCCTGCCCGGACACCCGTGCGTCCGACCCCGGCGCCGGCGACGGCCGCCCCC is a genomic window of Streptomyces sp. NBC_01237 containing:
- a CDS encoding MarR family winged helix-turn-helix transcriptional regulator produces the protein MGVVTALVRSSFLVNAVYAESGRAFGLTPQQGQLLCVLMAQPYGMSELGATLGLAKSSLTGLVDRSAQLGLVHREPDPRDGRAIRVALTDRGGRLAREFYDETSRRVGDLPAGLDPADRDRLAELLGRLVRENEVPVVFMEAGEGPVRAERA
- a CDS encoding MFS transporter — translated: MRTYRELLRTPEFTPLFATVSVQVAAQTATGLALGTLVYSRTGSPLLSSLAMFGTSLAQMLGAATLLSAADRLPPRGALTGLALLFGLGSAVQAVPGLPLWALFGVLLLLGLVSSLGGGVRYGLLNEILPKEGFLLGRSVINMSVGTMQIGGFAIGGVLVTTLSARGTLLVGAALYLVAAAVARCGLTARPPRAAGRPSVKETWRTNALLWSSVPRRYVYLALWVPNGLVVGCESLYLSYDPRHAGLLFACGALGMLAGDTVLGRFVPRRWRDRLGNPLRLLLAAPYLVFALHPSLPVAVVAVVLATTGFSASLLLQERLMALTPDELSGHALGLHTSGMLTMQGVGAALAGGVAQLTSPATGIVVLAALSLAVTLALAPGLRPERGPGGDSEGSGGRSARPKSLPGQAVARPEEVPPMPGAAFVPAAAFPLPASS
- a CDS encoding ArsR/SmtB family transcription factor — its product is MGWWQISADTLANSRFAVSPLTETIASMKVLERGTAAHPGERVWLDAHLPAYRRRQTEDPVSAMIVRAALAPRWNANFLTPTPMATPAGEAPPDFARELSRMRATPPEDARADLVETLRGPLPARLDRDDLAPRTADVLEWVWTHTVLPLWPRRRRILEADVVARAAELSRGGWAAALNGMRPGMRWLGESRLQINTHDHPPRELAGSQLLFVPVTPDQSWVSWDAPHRYGVVYACSGALAEADRTPVPRALGALIGPARAAVLVLLSTPLSTTQLVALTGQGLGSVGRHLKVLLDAGLVGRRRAGRSVLYRRTDAGEALVRTAR
- a CDS encoding transglutaminase-like domain-containing protein, giving the protein MSPPSSPGSRGPQDSGAAERRRQFAEEARSERPDLALLCLLLGAEAGPLGGRPSPAPGSDARVSGQDRAVPGGDGADGHGGGASPDPYGIDASQIELDRLAGLLPYGARSARAWASVLAELLGERCGFTGASADYQRLDSSLLQQVLRRRRGLPILLSVIWIEVARRAGAPVYGVALPGHFVVGFGDPAERVLADPFAGGAPLSGQDAELMVAGATGAPLTESMLVPARPLEIVLRILNNIRAWAAARPEYTDVALWAVDLSLLLPSHPARLRYERAQLLVQRGEFPQGAAEMEEYAEIVAGIDPATADAVRRRARAARALLN